In the genome of Arabidopsis thaliana chromosome 4, partial sequence, the window TCTACCATCAATGTCCACGACTGATGACATTACACTCCAACCAACAAAGTAATCTGACGGCAAAACTCCAGTGAAGCGATTTTCCGAAATATCAAAGATTCGCAACCTGGAGAAACTTAAAGAATCTCCAGGAGAAAATATTGGCCCATAGAACTCGTTAGAACGAAGGACAAGAATCTGAAGATTGGGCAACAATTCCAACCAGGATGGAAACGTGTCATTGATTCTGTTATCTTCCACGTTTAGAAACTCGATATCACTGCAGTTGATCAATGATTTGGGAAGTTCTCCTGAGAAAAGATTGTGACCAACATCAAATGATTGCAAGTGATGACTGATAGCTTCCTCTGGAAAAATACCAGAGAGGTTGTTATTCCGAAGGTGCAAGACATAAAGATGTAAATTCTCAAAACACCGAGGAATAGAACCGCTGAAGTTgttgtttgacaaaacaaGTATCCGAAGATTATCCAATTCGCATATTGTTTTAGGAATCTCTCCCGAGAATCGATTATTGGAGCTGAACAAGTAATTCATAGAGACTACTGGTAACAAAGGAAATGGATCCTGGAATATGTTTGAACTTATGTCAAGCACAAGTAATTCTCGACCTCCTTGAATAACATCTGCTGGTCCTTCGAAACCATTGAAAGAATTATGAGAAATGTTAACATACCGCAACTCTGGCAGACTCCATAACCACTCCGGTACTTGGCCTTCAATTTGATTGGCAGAGATGTCTAAATACTCCAAACTGGTTTGGTTACGTAGAAATTTGGGAAACTCGGAAATATTGCACGACAATAGACCCAAGTATTCTATGGGTGAGGGAAGACTGACGGTTGAACTGATCTTCAAATTAATCCCTGAAACATCCAAATAACCAAGTGACAAGAGAGGTGAGAAAATACTCAAATCAACAATGTCCGGATTGAAATTGTTTCTTCCAATGTTTAATAGTTGAAGATTAGATGGTGAAGAGATATTCCCAATCTCAAAAGGACCGCTGAAGTCGTTTCTTCCCAGGTGAAGTAGAATCAACGAAGGGATcatgaagagagaagagggaaTGGTTCCAGAAAATGAATTTCCACTAATATCAAAAGCCTCCAGTTTGGAGAGGCTACTCATGTTAGATGGGAGCATACCTTTCAACTGGTTATCACCAAGGTCGATCCAGGTGACCGAGCTCAACTTGAGAAGCATATCGGTTAGTCGGTTAAGGTTCCCCATTGAATCTGGTCCTTCACTGGTGAAATCATTATAGGAAAGATCAAGATGAGTGAGATAAGAAAGATTTCCGAGTGAAGAAGGAATCTTTCCAAAAAGATTGCAATTAACAAGAACCAAAACCTTCAAACGTTTGAGATTGCCTATGGAATCCGGTAGAATACCCGAAAGATGATTGCTGCCAAGAACTAGCTTCTGAAGATGTTGTAGTCTAAACAGGCTACTATTAGATCTCAAAGGACCATTGAGATGACTATACTGGAGGTCTAACTCAACCACCACTCCCGTCTTGGGATCACAAGAGACACCATCCCAGGAACAGCAATCAGTGTTGTTCCTCCACTTCTCAGTCATCGCATATGAATGGGGGCTTGGGACATTGAACTCGTTCTTGAACCCCCAAAGAGAATCCTTCTGGTCTGGAAGACACAAGTGTTTAGCACTAACAAGTATTGAGTTTGTAAGGCAGAAGATTAAACACAAGCTCCATTTTACTGTTATCATCCTCCTCACACTAGAAGAAtgcatcatatttttttctatgattttttttttctttctgtgaAACGAATTGATCAACGTATTGTCTCACATCTGTGGAGTAAATTAGATCTTGACTTTAAAAGATAAGATTTTTCCACAAACACCAATTATCCCAGCCGTGTGGTGTGGGTTAAATCATTCAAACACTGCAAAAATCAAGGTCTCTTAGTGGGTTGAGAGAGTGACAGTGAAAGTGACGATGAACCCTCGTACACGGAACAAGTCTTTGCCTTTGcgaaatcaatttttttattcttccgttatatctttaaaattttcttaattaatcaaCTAATATTAATAGTATATTTCCTTGGTCTCCAAATCTTTGTCTTTAATATTTCTTCACTTCCAAGTTTTCGTTAAGACTTTTCCTCTGCATGACCTCCTCTGTTTTATTCTCTGAAATTAAACAAAGCTTCTGTCTTATTTCTTCTAATTCACgtagaaatgaaaacaacaaatacaGCTAAAGGAATGATATTAGTTCTCCTGAACATTTGGAGTAACAATTATTATCAAACGCCAACTGAATCAATCAATTAAACTTTTGTTCCCTCgttaaaaaaacacacactcaTTATACAACTCAAAACATTAGAGTACACGCATTATAACAAGGGGGCATCATCCTCCTAAGAGGTCATGCTTTTATTAAGCAAAATACTGAAAGCTTTTCATGAACCAGTCACGTTTATACGAAGTGAGAATGTGACCAATGGTGAGTCCACACACAACACCAGGTACGTAGCCTATTGCAGCTGCGATCCAGCTCAATACttgatctttttcttcatcttgcTCTTGctttgttgcttctttttcttcttcttcttctcccccGCAAGTTTCTTGGAGAGGAACACCGCAGAGCCCGAGATTCTCTGCGAATGAAGAACTATTCTGGCTTTGAATCTGAGTGCCTTGTGGAATTGGACCTTCAAGCATGTTGTAGGAGAAGTTCATTTGTGCTAGAAACGTGAGTTTCCCGAGCTCTGGTGGGATTTCACCGGATAATCTGTTTTTAGAAAGATCCAATGATTCGAGATCAGTCAAATTCAACCGTTGTTTGACATATTGAGCACAATCAGTTCTTTAAGTAAACCGATTGACTCGGGAATACGTCCTTCGAATCTGTTTCCGGAGACATCGATGGTTTTGTAAATCGTGAAAACACTCCCAACCAACTCTATTATCGATCCTTTGACCGTCATAGTCACTGAGTTATAATAGTTTCCTGAGTCACGTCCAGCATACCTACTCGGCATAATATCTACGATGTCTACGGCTGATGACATTGCACTCCAACCCGCAAAGAAATCTGATCGAAGGACTCCATTGAAGCGGTTTTCCGAAATGTCAAAGATTCGCAGCTTGGGGAAGCTCAAAGAATCTCCAAGAGAAGATATTGGACCATGAAACTCGTTAGAACGAAGGACAAAAATCTGAAGTTTGGGCAACATTCTCAACCAGAATGGAAACTTGTCATTGATTATGTTGTCTTCCACGTTCAGAAACTCGAGACGAGTGCAGTTGATCAAAGACTTGGGAAGTTCTCCTGATAACCGGTTGCGACCAACGTCAAGTGATCTCAAGTGATCACTGATAGATTCCTCTGGAAACTCACCGGATAAGTTGTTATTCCGAAGATGCAAAACCGAAAGAGTAGTATTAAACTTCTCGAAACACCGAGGAATGGAGCcgttgaagttgttgttggatAAAACAAGTGTATCAAGAGAAACCAATTTGCATATAGTCTTAGGAATCTCTCCCGAAAACCGATTATCAGAGCCTAAAAAGATCGTTGTCGAGTTTGGTAACAAAGGAAACGGATCTTGGAATGTGTTTGAACTTATGTCAAGCATAAGTAATTCTCCACATCTTTGAATAACATCTGCTGGTCCTTCAAAGCCACTGAAAGAATTTTGAGAAATGTTAACATACTGCAACTCCGGTAGACTCCACAACCATTGTGGTACTTGGCCTCCAATTTTATTGGCAGAGATGTCTAAATAATACAAAGTGGTTTGGTTTTCTAGAAAATTGGGGAACTCAGGAATATTGCAAGATGATAAAATCAAGGTGCCCATGGGTGAGGGAAGACTTAGAGTTGAACTGATCTTCAAATTAATCCCGGAAAGATCCAAATAACCAAGTGACAAGAGAGGTGAGAATATACTTATGTCAACCATGCttcttgtattaatataaGAGAGGTCAAGGAACGTAAGTGACTTGAGATGCAAGAAAGTGTTGAAATCGACCATGCCTCTCTTTGTGTTCCATAAAGAGAGGTCAAGATAAAAGAGACCAACTAGTTTCGATATAGACTCCGGGATTGGCCCattgaaattgttttctagAAGGGACAAAACTCCAAGATTAGATGGTGAAGAGATATTACCAAAGTCAAGAGGACCGTTGAAGTCGTTTCTTCCCAAAACAAGAGAGGTCAATGAAGGTAGCATGAAGAGAGACGATGGGATAGATCCGGAAAATGAATTTCTATCAATCCCAAAATACACCAATTTAGAGAGGCTACTCATATTAGATGGGAGCATACCTCCGAACTGGTTAGAACCAAGGTCGATCAACGTAAGCTCGCTCAAATTGAGTAGCATACTAGGAAAGTTCCCACTGAGCTTGGCCGATCCAAGATGCAACTCTGTTAGCTTGTTTAAATGTCCCATCGAATCCGGTAGCTCCCCGGTGAAATCATTAACAGAAAGATCAAGATTAGTGAGATAAGTAAGATTTCCAAGTGAAGAAGGAATCTTTCCAAAGAGATTACAATCACCAAGACTCAAAACCCTCAAATATTTGAGGCTGCCTATGGAATCCGGTAGAATACCCGAAAAATTATTCGAGCCAAGATCCAGATTATGAAGATGTTGTAGTCTAAACAAGCTACTATCATATCTCAAAGGACCATTAAGAAAACTGTTCATGAGGTCTAACTCTACCACCTTACCCGTTTTAGGATCACAAGAGATACCATCCCAAGAACAGCAATCGGTGTTGTTCCTCCACTTCTCTGTCTTCTTAACACCAACAATCCCATTGGAGTTGAACTCATGGACATAAAACTCGTTCTTAAACTCCAAAAGAGCATTCTTCTGGTCTTGACGACATAAGTGCTTAACATGAGAAGCCAAAACCAGTTTTGAATTAGAAAGGGACAAGATTAAACACAAGCTCCATATTGTCATCTTCATCTGACCTCAACAATGcaataaactttttttctttgattttttttttctcagaaAGTGAAATGAATGATGTTCAATGTTTATAAGTGATGGCTCTAGTAATAGACCCAAAGACTGTCTTACATTTtgtggaaaaaagaaaaagcttgaCTTAACAAGTctcttgtaaaaaaaatggCGTCATCTTCCACAAAGATATATGAATTTCCAAATGAACGCTCCACAAAGTCAATTATGTCTCCTCTTGCATAAAAGTATTAACcctaaaaataattcaattacTTGCGGTGTGGGGTTACCGCAGTACAAAAAGTAGAGCGTGTG includes:
- the RLP47 gene encoding receptor like protein 47; amino-acid sequence: MGNLNRLTDMLLKLSSVTWIDLGDNQLKGMLPSNMSSLSKLEAFDISGNSFSGTIPSSLFMIPSLILLHLGRNDFSGPFEIGNISSPSNLQLLNIGRNNFNPDIVDLSIFSPLLSLGYLDVSGINLKISSTVSLPSPIEYLGLLSCNISEFPKFLRNQTSLEYLDISANQIEGQVPEWLWSLPELRYVNISHNSFNGFEGPADVIQGGRELLVLDISSNIFQDPFPLLPVVSMNYLFSSNNRFSGEIPKTICELDNLRILVLSNNNFSGSIPRCFENLHLYVLHLRNNNLSGIFPEEAISHHLQSFDVGHNLFSGELPKSLINCSDIEFLNVEDNRINDTFPSWLELLPNLQILVLRSNEFYGPIFSPGDSLSFSRLRIFDISENRFTGVLPSDYFVGWSVMSSVVDIDGRIIQYTVTGIDRDFYHKSVALINKGLKMELVGSGFTIYKTIDVSGNRLEGDIPESIGLLKEVIVLSMSNNAFTGHIPPSLSNLSNLQSLDLSQNRLSGSIPGELGKLTFLEWMNFSHNRLEGPIPETTQIQTQDSSSFTENPGLCGAPLLKKCGGEEEATKQEQDEDKEEEDQVFSWIAAAIGYVPGVVCGLTIGHILVSHKRDWFMRIVSFFT
- the RLP47 gene encoding receptor like protein 47 (receptor like protein 47 (RLP47); INVOLVED IN: signal transduction, defense response; LOCATED IN: endomembrane system; EXPRESSED IN: 7 plant structures; EXPRESSED DURING: 9 growth stages; CONTAINS InterPro DOMAIN/s: Leucine-rich repeat, typical subtype (InterPro:IPR003591), Leucine-rich repeat-containing N-terminal domain, type 2 (InterPro:IPR013210), Leucine-rich repeat (InterPro:IPR001611); BEST Arabidopsis thaliana protein match is: receptor like protein 48 (TAIR:AT4G13880.1).), which produces MMHSSSVRRMITVKWSLCLIFCLTNSILVSAKHLCLPDQKDSLWGFKNEFNVPSPHSYAMTEKWRNNTDCCSWDGVSCDPKTGVVVELDLQYSHLNGPLRSNSSLFRLQHLQKLVLGSNHLSGILPDSIGNLKRLKVLVLVNCNLFGKIPSSLGNLSYLTHLDLSYNDFTSEGPDSMGNLNRLTDMLLKLSSVTWIDLGDNQLKGINLKISSTVSLPSPIEYLGLLSCNISEFPKFLRNQTSLEYLDISANQIEGQVPEWLWSLPELRYVNISHNSFNGFEGPADVIQGGRELLVLDISSNIFQDPFPLLPVVSMNYLFSSNNRFSGEIPKTICELDNLRILVLSNNNFSGSIPRCFENLHLYVLHLRNNNLSGIFPEEAISHHLQSFDVGHNLFSGELPKSLINCSDIEFLNVEDNRINDTFPSWLELLPNLQILVLRSNEFYGPIFSPGDSLSFSRLRIFDISENRFTGVLPSDYFVGWSVMSSVVDIDGRIIQYTVTGIDRDFYHKSVALINKGLKMELVGSGFTIYKTIDVSGNRLEGDIPESIGLLKEVIVLSMSNNAFTGHIPPSLSNLSNLQSLDLSQNRLSGSIPGELGKLTFLEWMNFSHNRLEGPIPETTQIQTQDSSSFTENPGLCGAPLLKKCGGEEEATKQEQDEDKEEEDQVFSWIAAAIGYVPGVVCGLTIGHILVSHKRDWFMRIVSFFT
- the RLP47 gene encoding receptor like protein 47 (receptor like protein 47 (RLP47); CONTAINS InterPro DOMAIN/s: Leucine-rich repeat-containing N-terminal domain, type 2 (InterPro:IPR013210), Leucine-rich repeat (InterPro:IPR001611); BEST Arabidopsis thaliana protein match is: receptor like protein 50 (TAIR:AT4G13920.1); Has 94456 Blast hits to 27387 proteins in 1128 species: Archae - 39; Bacteria - 7351; Metazoa - 18966; Fungi - 1097; Plants - 59830; Viruses - 28; Other Eukaryotes - 7145 (source: NCBI BLink).); its protein translation is MGNLNRLTDMLLKLSSVTWIDLGDNQLKGINLKISSTVSLPSPIEYLGLLSCNISEFPKFLRNQTSLEYLDISANQIEGQVPEWLWSLPELRYVNISHNSFNGFEGPADVIQGGRELLVLDISSNIFQDPFPLLPVVSMNYLFSSNNRFSGEIPKTICELDNLRILVLSNNNFSGSIPRCFENLHLYVLHLRNNNLSGIFPEEAISHHLQSFDVGHNLFSGELPKSLINCSDIEFLNVEDNRINDTFPSWLELLPNLQILVLRSNEFYGPIFSPGDSLSFSRLRIFDISENRFTGVLPSDYFVGWSVMSSVVDIDGRIIQYTVTGIDRDFYHKSVALINKGLKMELVGSGFTIYKTIDVSGNRLEGDIPESIGLLKEVIVLSMSNNAFTGHIPPSLSNLSNLQSLDLSQNRLSGSIPGELGKLTFLEWMNFSHNRLEGPIPETTQIQTQDSSSFTENPGLCGAPLLKKCGGEEEATKQEQDEDKEEEDQVFSWIAAAIGYVPGVVCGLTIGHILVSHKRDWFMRIVSFFT
- a CDS encoding Leucine-rich repeat (LRR) family protein (Leucine-rich repeat (LRR) family protein; FUNCTIONS IN: kinase activity; INVOLVED IN: signal transduction; LOCATED IN: endomembrane system; EXPRESSED IN: stem, leaf whorl, hypocotyl, root, leaf; EXPRESSED DURING: LP.06 six leaves visible; CONTAINS InterPro DOMAIN/s: Leucine-rich repeat-containing N-terminal domain, type 2 (InterPro:IPR013210), Leucine-rich repeat (InterPro:IPR001611); BEST Arabidopsis thaliana protein match is: receptor like protein 47 (TAIR:AT4G13810.1); Has 30201 Blast hits to 17322 proteins in 780 species: Archae - 12; Bacteria - 1396; Metazoa - 17338; Fungi - 3422; Plants - 5037; Viruses - 0; Other Eukaryotes - 2996 (source: NCBI BLink).) — translated: MKMTIWSLCLILSLSNSKLVLASHVKHLCRQDQKNALLEFKNEFYVHEFNSNGIVGVKKTEKWRNNTDCCSWDGISCDPKTGKVVELDLMNSFLNGPLRYDSSLFRLQHLHNLDLGSNNFSGILPDSIGSLKYLRVLSLGDCNLFGKIPSSLGNLTYLTNLDLSVNDFTGELPDSMGHLNKLTELHLGSAKLSGNFPSMLLNLSELTLIDLGSNQFGGMLPSNMSSLSKLVYFGIDRNSFSGSIPSSLFMLPSLTSLVLGRNDFNGPLDFGNISSPSNLGVLSLLENNFNGPIPESISKLVGLFYLDLSLWNTKRGMVDFNTFLHLKSLTFLDLSYINTRSMVDISIFSPLLSLGYLDLSGINLKISSTLSLPSPMGTLILSSCNIPEFPNFLENQTTLYYLDISANKIGGQVPQWLWSLPELQYVNISQNSFSGFEGPADVIQRCGELLMLDISSNTFQDPFPLLPNSTTIFLGSDNRFSGEIPKTICKLVSLDTLVLSNNNFNGSIPRCFEKFNTTLSVLHLRNNNLSGEFPEESISDHLRSLDVGRNRLSGELPKSLINCTRLEFLNVEDNIINDKFPFWLRMLPKLQIFVLRSNEFHGPISSLGDSLSFPKLRIFDISENRFNGVLRSDFFAGWSAMSSAVDIVDIMPSRYAGRDSGNYYNSVTMTVKGSIIELVGSVFTIYKTIDVSGNRFEGRIPESIGLLKELIVLNMSNNG